In one window of Bemisia tabaci chromosome 6, PGI_BMITA_v3 DNA:
- the LOC109043624 gene encoding uncharacterized protein isoform X2: protein MEAGTSDYDGQVLELNPLQNLMNFKKKSVQTKSRDFFEEFKHLGAVQPLSIHWLVPKKIYDHVDEIKGKDSSKKCRKNLSQSHRVTVMLWQTLTKC, encoded by the exons ATGGAAGCTGGCACCAGTGATTATGATGGACAGGTCCTTGAGCTGAATCCTCTCCAGAACCTTatgaattttaagaagaaaagtgTCCAAACAAAAAGCAGGGACTTCTTCGAAGAATTTAAACATTTAGGTGCAGTTCAACCCCTGAGTATTCATTGGCTTGTTCCCAAAAAAATCTATGATCATGTGGATGAAATTAAAGGAAAGGACAGTTCTAAAAAATGTAGGAAGAATTTGTCACAG tctCATAGGGTCACTGTAATGCTGTGGCAAACATTGACTAAGTGCTAA
- the LOC109043624 gene encoding uncharacterized protein isoform X1, with translation MENQKRKKREVEGIYNQSYLYEKGFIVLDTILPLGIESCDLIKYDDNSVYLYHVKKTLGQSTREACSQILNAAEMIRGAITLSQGSESSNYLERLWREITEYNGDEEWKKVVAEQSHRVTVMLWQTLTKC, from the exons ATGGAGAatcaaaaaaggaagaaacgtGAGGTAGAGGGAATATACAATCAATCTTATCTGTATGAAAAAGGATTTATTGTCTTGGACACAATTCTTCCACTTGGCATTGAATCCTGTGATCTCATTAAGTATGATGATAATTCAGTGTATTTATACCATGTCAAGAAGACTTTAGGACAGTCCACACGTGAGGCTTGCTCGCAAATTTTGAATGCGGCTGAGATGATTCGTGGAGCTATCACACTTTCTCAAGGATCTGAGTCCAGCAATTACTTAGAACGACTATGGCGAGAAATCACTGAGTATAATGGTGATGAAGAATGGAAGAAGGTTGTGGCAGAACAG tctCATAGGGTCACTGTAATGCTGTGGCAAACATTGACTAAGTGCTAA